The DNA window GGCGGAagccctgctgctgctgctgctgctgctgctccgccgccgcggccatggccGGTGCGTGTGTGGCCGTGGCGTCGAGTTGACCGATGcgagcgccggcggcgaagtgGCCGCGACCCGCGAGAGGAGTGGGGAATCGAGTGCGCGTGTGTGGGAGGCTGCGCTGCGCGCAGGTGTGTGGGTTTTGTAACAGCTGCTGCTTTCGCGGAAGGGGGCGGTTCTCTGAACCTGGACTTGTTATTGGTACAAAGCGGATTCTTCAGTTGAGTCGTGTCATCAGTGTGAGCTAATCTTGAGGAGTTCATGCTATCTTTGAGTTTTCAATccaggccgtgtttagattcaaatttttttaaaaaacttttaactttttcatcacatcaaatatttagacacatatatagaggactaaatatgatgaaaaaaaacaattgcacagtttgcatgtaaatcgcgagacgaatcttttgagcctaattacaccatgatttgacaatgggatgctacagtaaatatttgctaataacggattaattaggcttaataaatttgtctcgcagtttacaggcggaatctgtaatttgttttgttattagtctacgtttaatacttcaaatatgtgtccgtatcctaaaaaaattggcacacaaactaaacacatcctagtATATTGCTAATTTTGAACTGAATGTGGCTTCTGGTCATTGGATTTGGTGAATTTTcctctctgttccaaaatataccATCATGTATGTTATCTCTATTATTACcactccatctgtttcatattgtaaaaattttcttacAATTGACcattgttaatgaatctagatataacatctatataaatgtgggtaatactagaaagttttataatataatatgaaaggGAGAAAGTATTAAAGTTGAGTCATCCTCCGTTTATCTCCTTCTCCCACCGCTCGTGCAGTCAATTTGTCCGCTCCTTCTCAAATCATGTACACAACCTCCGTATGATACGGTACTTTATCCTCAATTACCTTCCTAGCCCTTTCTTACTCGTCTCAATTGTATGTTCGATCTGTTATAATGCATGAATATATGTTGCTAATAAATCTGAATAAGTGTTTGTTCACTTATAGTagtattttaggacggatgaaataaataaaattgttttctcgaaaaaataaaaaaaaagtaatgaaTCTTTCACTCATGCTTCAGGCTACCAATGGTGGTGTGCCTTCGGTTGAAGTTGGAATTTTCTAGCAAATCAACCATAATCGAAATGTTctcatatagatatatagaaacATGCCATGCCTACataatttttctgaaaaaaacaGCTCTAAGATAAGGACCATATATTCATTTGATAGAATGAAACGGTTACTATGTTCGTTTGTGTGTTtattagaaaaagaaatttaTTGTGATATTTTAGAGGATTACAATTCACAATTATTGTGTCCCTTCAATGAACTCTGCGAGTTGATAAGGTAGCATCCGAACGATTAATCAGTTGGTACGCATGTTCCACGCTGTTCTTTTCAACAAACAGGGAGAATATATCGACTGTGTTTGGCCCCATACTTCGGCTTGATGTCGCCGTCAATGCTAGCATCATGTATCTTCAAAATGACATCATATCCAAATAAAAGCAGCATGAAAGTGCCAGTCCTCCATATTAAACGGCATGAAACTAGCTCACAAGACaaaaatcattctagcattctcATGACCAAGCGAACCATCGTGAGAAAGTTGACAAATTCTATTATATTCACCGAATGAACTAGAATGTTCAAAGTATAGATAGGTCTTTTGGAGAACTTCTAGCATGTACAGTTTCTTCCAAAATCTCCAATTCCCTAAATAATCATATTATGAGATTTTATAGCTATAGAATccagaaaaaaatgtataaattgcACGggtggtccttaaacttgtagcggtgtgtcatctaggtcattaaactctcaaaatgcatatccaagtcacagaacttgtcatagtgtgtcatctaggtcctaaATCACCACAGATCCTTCAGGATACTACGtggtgctgatgtggcatgtcACACGAACATGATGTGGCAtaattttgactgacaaatgggacccatttaaaaattttatttctttcttttttttcttctcttgtattttcctttcttctcctttctctgtgacccgagcagaagagaggaaaaaaaaacaagaataagaagaaaacggaaaagaaaaaggaaagaagaaaaaaaaaggacatgtcacgtccatgtggcaggtcacatcagcgccacgtaggatccaagaggggatgtgtcgatttgggacctagatgatacactttgataAGTTCTAGGgcctggatatgcattttgagagtttggagATCTAGATGACGTAccgctacaagtttaaggaccgctcgTATACTTTACTCGAAAAAAAATCTACGAGGAAGCTAAGGAAAACCTACTTTGTAGATTAAATTCTGAGAAATGGAAATCTAGTTGTGAGAGCATAAAGAAGCAGGGAAAACCAGTTTTTTAGCTTTTATAAAGATACTTTTGAGTCTAGATAAAAAGTTAaattgtttgggggagcttttgCCATTCAACCGACTGATTCTTACAAACTTAGCCAAGTGGTGAAAAGAAACATCAATCTTGTAGAGCGTCCACACTTGAGCATGCATAATGTATAGTAGAACTAGTCCATAAAGAATACAATATTTCATTCAGCCACCTAACAACATTGTGGAACTAGTCCATATCAAGCAAATAGCAAAAGTCACCTATAAACATATGAGTTGCCTatatagaataaaatatattatttatctctgctttctctctccttctaATACTACTAACTACCTAtatatattacttcctccgtttcacaatgtaaatcattttagcattttccacattcatattgatgtccatgaatctagatagatatatatgtctagattcattgacatcaatatgaatgtggaaaatgctagaatgacttacattgtgaaacggagggagtatgaaggTTACAATAGTTAAATCCCACATATGTGGGTCCATCTGTATGGACTACTTTAACTATATACTATACATTGTTGTTGCCCAGCACATATAACCGGCTAATTCTGCTTTATAATAGGCACAGATAATCGCTGATGGTAAACAGATGAAAACTTTTGTCTCCTCGATCAGAAAGGTTGTGTAGATGGTTAGCCTTATCAGTCCCGATCGAACGATTGTACATGCACAATCACTTGCTCGATGCTTTCAAACTGGCGTCTTCCCTTCAGGATTGCCTTTGCACAATTAAGGGCACGTCGCTCACACGAAGCTCTCTTGCTGGCATCCTCAATCGACTCAAAATCCTCAACATGAGCAATTCCAACAATTCTCCTACATATGTATGGTCCAATTTAGTAAGCAGAAGTCGCGTGAGGATCATGCACAAGGCATCGGAACACagataaaaaatttgaaaatggcGTTTAAATGTGATTTTAAGTTCTTTACACTTAGCTTCTCACAACATAATATCCTGAATAGCCTCCAATTTAACCATTTATGACGGTTTTCAGTCATACTTATAATCGTCAAAGGTGGTCTTCTGGAACATCTCTTTTAGGATAGCACATACTGATATACATTTATGAAAAAGAAGTGCTGCATCAAAATTGGCATCGGAAACCTCTACTTTGGACTAACTTACTGTGCCTTTGAGCTTCTTACAGTTAAAAAGGGCAGGTCTAGTATATCTTCATAGTCTAGACGTAAATAAGATTCAGCAAATTGACTTAGTAGTACAGACTCTACATAATTGTACTGTTTAATTACCTGATCATTTTTGCTGAACCAAATCCAAGACTGTCATGAAATAGGCTTGTCATGTACTTCTTCTGTACAAGGCTCAAAAGCTCTGAGCTGTTGTATATAGGGGGCAGGTATGCTTCCCCATTCCCATCTTTGTGTTTATTCCATAATTCGACAAACTTCTTGTGGAAAAAATTCCATGAATCTTCAATTGTCTTCAAGATCCATTTCTTGTAAGCCTGCAAAATATGTACAGACATAGAACTTATTTTATGCCTGGCGAAACATCATGAAAATACCTTCTAGAATCTAGATGTTGCAATTGCACTTTGCCATATCATAACTTGTCATTTCTGCAGTTCccattaagtactccctccatttcatattataagtcgtttgacttttttcttagtcaaagttctttaggtttgactagatttatagaaaaaattaggaacATTTACAACaacaaattagtttaattaaatttaacatagaatatattttgataatatgtttgttttgtattgaaaatgttattcTATTTTTCTACagatttggttaaacttaaaaaagtttgactaagaaaaaaaatcaaacaacttataatatgaaacggagggagtaatactcaGGGACATTCATCGTCTGCTGAGCACCCTCCTCCCTCTGTTACATACGGCATATATCAACAATATCAATTGCTAGTTATTCTATAGGATACAAGTATCATGTTCCAAACTTCTATCCTATCGAAATTAGTACACAGGAAGACATGTGGTTGCCATTATCTTAGCAAACGCAAAACAACTTAACCACCCAGGTAAGATTAAGCACTTTCATCTACTATTATTAGCCTATAAATCCATACATACCTTACGATCATTTGCTTGATCAGCGTGTCCATCTTGtgaaaaatatgccaaaatcaAGTTCCCCAGGAAGGCCCCAATATCGTAACCCATTGGGCCATAGAAAGCAAATTCTGGATCAATCACTTGAGTAGAATCTGGTGTCACCATGATGGAACTAGTGTGGAGATCTCCATGAAGAAAAGCTTGTGCTCTCTCAATAAACCTGCATATGCAAATCATGTCCATCATCTCCaatgaaaaggaaagagaaacgCTGGTTTAATCAGGAGAGCTAGTTACATTGATTTTAATTCAGCAATCTCCAACTTAAGCTCAGCATCCTCTCGAACCGCTGCAGCGTCATTATCAAGGAAGGGTGATGTGCAGCGATTGTATTTGGCGACCCTGTATGGATCTGAGAATACAACTTGTTCTGTGAGCCTGCTCATCTCCACATTATCGCAATATTGAGCAACTGCAATTCACATAACACAACATGCCATCAATTCGGTTCTCATTTTTCTCCCTTCTCAGTTTTCACAGGCAAACCAAACCTGTAATAAATCAACCAACCTCCTTTCTTGTGATCAGTGGTGGAGTTGTAgagaagtgaagtgaagaagaGCGTCTTGGCCATGTAATCCGCCATGTGCTCGGCGAGCAGCGGGtactcgacgccggcgacgaggccctTGCGGAGGATGATGTGCGGCGGCTCGATGTAGCGCATCCCGATGAGCGACATGGCACGGTCGAAGTGGTAGACCTCGGGGACATGGTCCGGGCAGAGGGCGCGGTGCTTCTGCAGCGCGGAGGCCTCGAAATAGGCGCGCTCCCTCGACATCGGCCATGAATCC is part of the Oryza glaberrima chromosome 4, OglaRS2, whole genome shotgun sequence genome and encodes:
- the LOC127772047 gene encoding methylthioribose kinase 2, whose translation is MAAAAAEQQQQGFRPLDEASLVAYIKATPALAARLGGRLDALTIKEVGDGNLNFVYIVLSDAGSLVIKQALPYIRLVGDSWPMSRERAYFEASALQKHRALCPDHVPEVYHFDRAMSLIGMRYIEPPHIILRKGLVAGVEYPLLAEHMADYMAKTLFFTSLLYNSTTDHKKGVAQYCDNVEMSRLTEQVVFSDPYRVAKYNRCTSPFLDNDAAAVREDAELKLEIAELKSMFIERAQAFLHGDLHTSSIMVTPDSTQVIDPEFAFYGPMGYDIGAFLGNLILAYFSQDGHADQANDRKAYKKWILKTIEDSWNFFHKKFVELWNKHKDGNGEAYLPPIYNSSELLSLVQKKYMTSLFHDSLGFGSAKMIRRIVGIAHVEDFESIEDASKRASCERRALNCAKAILKGRRQFESIEQVIVHVQSFDRD